The following coding sequences are from one Octopus bimaculoides isolate UCB-OBI-ISO-001 chromosome 3, ASM119413v2, whole genome shotgun sequence window:
- the LOC106876011 gene encoding 30S ribosomal protein S11 yields MLSSVLRNLGQSCVSSPLKNKVLSVSGNPLLLTQAIHISFPRTVLDKDNRLKKWTQMEAKERLYLSDTAEVDANPDIFPTLRTPDMLVDGVPYKHLHIAHIKATRNNTIITISEHNGSVLILKSCGTEGFQNARKGTNIAGQATGVAAGEKAITAGVKNIRVAVQGIGPGRFPAIKGLQLAGLNIVSLTDTTPVTYCNERPRKQRRL; encoded by the exons ATGTTGTCCTCAGTGTTACGAAATCTTGGACAGTCATGTGTAAGTTCTCCCTTGAAAAACAAAGTTTTATCTGTCAGTG GCAATCCACTACTTCTGACTCAAGCGATTCATATCAGCTTTCCAAGAACAGTGTTGGACAAGGACAACCGTCTCAAAAAATGGACACAAATGGAAGCTAAGGAGCGATTATATCTTAGCGACACAGCTGAAGTTGACGCCAA tcCTGACATTTTCCCTACTCTCAGAACACCTGACATGCTAGTTGATGGTGTACCCTACAAGCACTTGCATATAGCTCACATCAAAGCCACCAGAAACAATACTATTATAACAATTTCAGAGCATAATG gAAGTGTCCTCATATTAAAGTCTTGT ggAACGGAAGGATTTCAAAATGCTAGAAAAGGTACAAATATTGCTGGACAAGCAACAGGAGTGGCAGCTGGAGAG AAAGCCATCACTGCAGGTGTAAAAAATATACGAGTAGCTGTACAAGGCATTGGTCCAGGACGCTTT cctGCGATAAAGGGTTTACAGTTAGCTGGTTTAAATATTGTATCTTTGACTGATACAACACCTGTCACCTATTGCAATGAGCGACCTCGAAAACAGAGACGACTTTAG